The Nocardioides salarius genome includes a region encoding these proteins:
- a CDS encoding DUF3592 domain-containing protein, with product MSLALSVVMLGAAVLALLAGVVLAARGLHQRREAAGFGERSEPTTAEVLESLPKDVAMAGEPVTIYYQQLRYRAGERDVEAQTMTGVEPPVPHVGEQVEVRYDPRHPSRVVLASADPTAGAGATSLALARIMLGLGMSLPVAWVVILGIARTL from the coding sequence ATGAGCCTCGCGCTGAGCGTGGTGATGCTGGGCGCCGCGGTGCTGGCGCTGCTCGCCGGCGTGGTCCTGGCCGCCCGCGGCCTGCACCAGCGTCGCGAGGCTGCTGGCTTCGGCGAGCGCTCCGAGCCGACCACGGCCGAGGTGCTCGAGTCGCTGCCCAAGGACGTGGCGATGGCCGGCGAGCCGGTCACCATCTACTACCAGCAGCTGCGCTACCGCGCCGGTGAGCGCGACGTCGAGGCGCAGACCATGACCGGCGTCGAGCCGCCCGTGCCGCACGTGGGGGAGCAGGTCGAGGTCCGCTACGACCCCCGCCACCCCTCGCGCGTCGTGCTCGCCAGCGCCGACCCCACTGCCGGCGCCGGCGCCACCTCCCTCGCCCTGGCCCGCATCATGCTCGGCCTGGGCATGTCGCTGCCCGTCGCCTGGGTCGTCATCCTCGGCATCGCCCGCACGCTGTAG
- a CDS encoding HNH endonuclease signature motif containing protein — protein sequence MSTTAAHPIGGAVARVHAALDEVAGTPAWSMSQAATAEALVEIARAEARLVELRSRTLAHAEAVAVAETNASPSVAVWHSNATRSTKRESFRQVRLAAGLDRYDLVREALGRGDVIAEQASVICTALDELPDDLEPSILEQATKALVAFAEVHDAKALRVLGRRILEVVAPEVAEAWEAEQLAKEEREAEKSAVFRMREDGHGRIKGSFTVPMLAGQMLERALLAFAAPKHQIATRAAADEGEHEEQAPVPVRRPTAQRLGAAFVELVERLDPHDLPKAGGVNATVVVTMTLDSLKDGLAAATLDTGDRLSAATARRLACEAGVVPVVLGGKSQPLDVGRAKRYFSPAQRVAMGIRDGGCTARGCDAPPAMCHAHHDDPWSCHGHTDLDRGRLLCPYHHRRIHNPEYESDVGADNQVTFHRRA from the coding sequence ATGTCCACCACCGCGGCGCACCCCATCGGAGGTGCTGTCGCGCGGGTGCACGCCGCGCTCGACGAGGTGGCCGGTACGCCGGCGTGGTCGATGAGCCAGGCCGCAACAGCAGAAGCGCTGGTCGAGATCGCTCGGGCCGAGGCTCGGTTGGTCGAGCTGCGATCCCGGACCCTGGCGCACGCGGAGGCCGTGGCGGTGGCGGAGACGAATGCGTCGCCGTCGGTGGCGGTGTGGCACTCCAACGCGACGCGGTCGACGAAGCGCGAGTCGTTCCGCCAGGTGCGTCTGGCAGCGGGTCTGGATCGGTACGACCTGGTGCGGGAGGCACTGGGGCGTGGCGATGTCATCGCGGAGCAGGCGTCGGTGATCTGCACGGCTCTTGACGAGCTGCCCGACGACCTCGAGCCGTCGATCTTGGAGCAGGCGACCAAGGCGCTGGTCGCGTTCGCGGAGGTACACGACGCGAAGGCGCTGCGGGTGCTGGGCCGTCGGATCCTCGAGGTCGTCGCACCCGAGGTGGCCGAGGCCTGGGAGGCCGAACAGCTCGCGAAGGAAGAACGCGAGGCGGAGAAGTCGGCGGTGTTCCGGATGCGCGAGGACGGCCACGGCCGGATCAAGGGCTCGTTCACGGTGCCGATGCTGGCCGGGCAGATGCTGGAGCGGGCGCTGCTGGCGTTCGCTGCCCCGAAGCACCAGATCGCCACCCGCGCCGCCGCCGATGAAGGCGAGCACGAAGAGCAGGCGCCGGTGCCGGTACGCCGGCCCACCGCCCAGCGGTTGGGCGCGGCGTTCGTGGAGCTCGTCGAGCGGCTCGACCCCCACGACCTGCCGAAGGCGGGCGGGGTGAACGCGACCGTCGTGGTGACGATGACCCTCGACTCGCTCAAGGACGGCCTGGCGGCCGCCACTCTCGACACCGGTGACCGGCTCAGCGCCGCCACCGCACGCCGCCTGGCCTGCGAGGCCGGCGTCGTCCCCGTCGTGCTGGGCGGCAAGAGCCAGCCACTCGACGTGGGCCGTGCGAAGCGGTACTTCAGTCCCGCGCAGCGGGTCGCGATGGGTATCCGTGACGGTGGCTGCACCGCACGGGGCTGTGACGCCCCACCGGCGATGTGTCACGCCCACCACGACGACCCGTGGTCGTGCCACGGCCACACCGACCTCGACCGCGGGCGGCTGTTGTGTCCCTACCACCACCGCCGGATCCACAATCCCGAGTACGAGAGCGACGTCGGCGCCGACAACCAGGTCACCTTCCACCGACGAGCCTAG
- a CDS encoding ATP-binding protein has product MSALLAQVIVLAGPSGSGKSRLAERLGLPVLRLDDFYKDGDDPTLPRITEGPNAGIVDWDHPDSWLPADALATMRELCETGRAEVPIYEIARNGRTGWRPVDLGGAPLFVAEGIFAPDVVEPARVAGLLGAAYCIRRSTARTFWLRLTRDLRERRKPPLVLVRRGLALARAQRGVVADAVAKGCEPVSPTEALAQVAALRPDRV; this is encoded by the coding sequence GTGAGCGCCCTGCTCGCCCAGGTCATCGTCCTGGCCGGCCCCTCGGGGTCGGGCAAGTCCCGGCTCGCCGAACGCCTCGGCCTGCCGGTGCTGCGCCTCGACGACTTCTACAAGGACGGCGACGACCCGACGCTGCCCCGCATCACCGAGGGCCCCAACGCCGGGATCGTCGACTGGGACCACCCCGACTCGTGGCTCCCGGCCGACGCCCTGGCGACCATGCGCGAGCTGTGCGAGACCGGCCGCGCCGAGGTGCCGATCTACGAGATCGCGCGCAACGGCCGCACCGGGTGGCGCCCGGTCGACCTGGGCGGGGCCCCGCTCTTCGTGGCCGAGGGCATCTTCGCGCCCGACGTGGTGGAGCCGGCGCGCGTCGCCGGCCTGCTGGGAGCGGCGTACTGCATCAGGCGCAGCACGGCGCGCACGTTCTGGCTGCGGCTGACCCGCGACCTGCGCGAGCGGCGCAAGCCGCCGCTGGTGCTGGTGCGCCGCGGGCTGGCCCTGGCCCGCGCCCAGCGCGGTGTGGTCGCCGACGCGGTGGCGAAGGGCTGCGAGCCGGTCTCGCCGACCGAGGCGCTCGCGCAGGTCGCGGCGCTGCGCCCCGACCGTGTCTGA
- a CDS encoding aldehyde dehydrogenase family protein — protein MSSRIDVRKTYKLFIGGAFPRSESGYSYVVNDHKGAFVANAALASRKDARDALGAARKAQAGWAGRAAYNRAQILYRVAEVMEDRRPQFVQAVQQSEGLSGSKAERVVDEAVDRWVWYAGWADKLAQVVGNANPVAGPFFNLSTPEPTGVVAVLAPERSSLLGLVSVLAPVIVSGNTAVLVSSYSRPLPAVNLAEVLATSDVPGGVVNVLTGKAATVAPWLAAHMDVNAIDLTGVAGDAALATDLEVAAADNLKRVRRAPAAEPDWSAEPGLEPMTAFLETKTVWHPMGV, from the coding sequence GTGAGCAGCCGCATCGACGTCCGCAAGACCTACAAGCTCTTCATCGGCGGGGCCTTCCCCCGCTCGGAGTCGGGCTACTCCTACGTCGTCAACGACCACAAGGGGGCCTTCGTGGCCAACGCCGCCCTCGCCTCGCGCAAGGACGCCCGCGACGCCCTGGGCGCCGCCCGCAAGGCCCAGGCCGGCTGGGCCGGGCGCGCCGCCTACAACCGGGCGCAGATCCTCTACCGCGTCGCCGAGGTGATGGAGGACCGCCGCCCGCAGTTCGTGCAGGCCGTCCAGCAGTCCGAGGGCCTCTCGGGCAGCAAGGCCGAGCGGGTCGTCGACGAGGCCGTCGACCGCTGGGTCTGGTACGCCGGGTGGGCCGACAAGCTCGCCCAGGTGGTCGGCAACGCCAACCCCGTCGCCGGGCCTTTCTTCAACCTCTCCACCCCCGAGCCGACCGGTGTCGTGGCGGTGCTCGCCCCCGAGCGCTCCTCGCTGCTGGGCCTGGTCTCGGTGCTGGCGCCGGTGATCGTCAGCGGCAACACCGCCGTGCTGGTCTCCTCCTACTCGCGCCCGCTGCCCGCGGTGAACCTCGCCGAGGTGCTCGCCACCAGCGACGTGCCCGGCGGCGTGGTCAACGTCCTGACCGGCAAGGCGGCCACCGTGGCGCCGTGGCTGGCCGCCCACATGGACGTCAACGCCATCGACCTGACCGGGGTCGCGGGTGACGCCGCCCTGGCCACCGACCTCGAGGTCGCGGCCGCCGACAACCTCAAGCGGGTGCGCCGCGCGCCCGCCGCCGAGCCCGACTGGAGCGCCGAGCCCGGCCTCGAGCCGATGACGGCGTTCCTGGAGACCAAGACGGTCTGGCACCCCATGGGGGTGTGA
- a CDS encoding aldehyde dehydrogenase family protein: MSIFEYAPAPESRSIVDIKGSYGLFVNGEFTDGHGTPFKTVNPATEEVLAEVAEADASDVDAAVKAARKAYDKVWGPMPGRERAKYLYRIARILQERAREISVLETIDNGKPIKESRDVDVPTAAAFFFYYAGWADKLEHSGYGSTPLGVAGQVIPWNFPLLMLAWKIAPALACGNTVVLKPAETTPLTALLFAEICQQADLPLGVVNIITGAGATGETLVGHPGIDKVAFTGSTGVGKAIARTVAGSNKKVTLELGGKAANIVFDDAPMDQAVEGIVNGIFFNQGHVCCAGSRLLVQESVADEVLERLKRRMSTLRLGDPLDKNTDVGAINSAAQLARIHELSDIGEAEGAGRWSPECELPANGFWFPPTVFTGVSQAHRIAREEIFGPVLSVLTFRTPSEAVEKANNTPYGLSAGIWTDKGSRILDIAGRLRAGVVWANTFNKFDPTSPFGGYKESGYGREGGRHGLAAYLKGADA; this comes from the coding sequence ATGAGCATCTTCGAGTACGCCCCCGCCCCCGAGTCCCGCTCGATCGTCGACATCAAGGGCTCCTACGGGCTCTTCGTCAACGGCGAGTTCACCGACGGCCACGGCACCCCCTTCAAGACGGTCAACCCGGCCACCGAGGAGGTGCTCGCCGAGGTCGCCGAGGCCGACGCCTCCGACGTCGACGCCGCGGTCAAGGCCGCCCGCAAGGCCTACGACAAGGTCTGGGGCCCGATGCCCGGGCGCGAGCGCGCCAAGTACCTCTACCGGATCGCGCGCATCCTGCAGGAGCGCGCCCGCGAGATCTCGGTCCTGGAGACGATCGACAACGGCAAGCCGATCAAGGAGTCGCGCGACGTCGACGTGCCGACCGCGGCCGCGTTCTTCTTCTACTACGCCGGCTGGGCCGACAAGCTCGAGCACTCCGGCTACGGCAGCACCCCGCTCGGCGTCGCCGGCCAGGTCATCCCGTGGAACTTCCCGCTGCTGATGCTGGCCTGGAAGATCGCCCCGGCCCTGGCCTGCGGCAACACCGTGGTGCTCAAGCCGGCCGAGACGACGCCGCTGACGGCGCTGCTCTTCGCCGAGATCTGCCAGCAGGCCGACCTGCCCCTGGGCGTGGTCAACATCATCACCGGCGCCGGCGCCACCGGCGAGACGCTCGTGGGCCACCCGGGCATCGACAAGGTCGCCTTCACCGGCTCCACCGGCGTCGGCAAGGCCATCGCCCGCACCGTGGCCGGCAGCAACAAGAAGGTGACCCTCGAGCTGGGCGGCAAGGCCGCCAACATCGTCTTCGACGACGCACCGATGGACCAGGCGGTCGAGGGCATCGTCAACGGCATCTTCTTCAACCAGGGCCACGTGTGCTGCGCCGGCTCGCGGCTGCTGGTGCAGGAGTCGGTGGCCGACGAGGTGCTCGAGCGCCTCAAGCGCCGGATGTCGACGCTGCGCCTGGGCGACCCGCTCGACAAGAACACCGACGTGGGCGCCATCAACTCCGCCGCCCAGCTCGCCCGCATCCACGAGCTCTCCGACATCGGCGAGGCCGAGGGCGCCGGGCGCTGGTCGCCCGAGTGCGAGCTGCCCGCCAACGGCTTCTGGTTCCCGCCCACGGTCTTCACCGGGGTCAGCCAGGCGCACCGGATCGCGCGCGAGGAGATCTTCGGCCCCGTGCTGTCGGTGCTCACCTTCCGCACCCCCAGCGAGGCGGTCGAGAAGGCCAACAACACGCCGTACGGGCTGTCGGCCGGGATCTGGACCGACAAGGGCTCGCGCATCCTCGACATCGCCGGGCGCCTGCGCGCCGGCGTGGTCTGGGCCAACACGTTCAACAAGTTCGACCCCACCAGCCCCTTCGGCGGCTACAAGGAGTCGGGCTACGGCCGCGAGGGCGGGCGCCACGGCCTCGCCGCCTACCTGAAGGGAGCCGACGCGTGA
- the deoC gene encoding deoxyribose-phosphate aldolase produces the protein MPTTPTTDAPAATAATGSAPGGDFSDVTRSDASLRRFLHGLPGVDQVGADARAASLGTRSIKTTAKAQALDLAIRMVDLTTLEGADTDGKVRALASKAVRPDPADPTCPSVAAVCVYGDLAATARRTLGDSGVHVAAVATAFPSGRASREIKLADTRDAVAAGADEIDMVIDRGAFLSGRYLEVFEEIVAVKEACGPAHLKVIFETGELQTYDNVRRASWLAMMAGGHFIKTSTGKTQPAATLPVTMIMLEAVRDWRAATGQMVGVKPAGGIRTAKDAIKYLVTVNEVAGPDWLDPDWFRFGASTLLNDLLMQRTKMRTGRYSGPDYFTLD, from the coding sequence ATGCCCACCACGCCCACCACGGACGCCCCGGCCGCCACCGCCGCCACCGGCTCCGCACCCGGCGGGGACTTCTCGGACGTCACCCGCTCCGACGCCTCCCTGCGCCGGTTCCTGCACGGTCTGCCCGGAGTCGACCAGGTCGGCGCCGACGCCCGCGCCGCCTCGCTCGGCACGCGGTCGATCAAGACGACCGCGAAGGCGCAGGCGCTCGACCTGGCCATCCGGATGGTCGACCTGACCACCCTCGAGGGGGCCGACACCGACGGCAAGGTCCGCGCGCTGGCCTCCAAGGCCGTGCGCCCCGACCCCGCCGACCCGACCTGCCCGTCGGTCGCGGCCGTGTGCGTGTACGGCGACCTGGCGGCGACCGCCCGCCGGACCCTCGGCGACAGCGGCGTCCACGTCGCCGCCGTGGCCACCGCGTTCCCCAGCGGCCGCGCCTCGCGCGAGATCAAGCTCGCCGACACCCGCGACGCCGTCGCGGCCGGCGCCGACGAGATCGACATGGTCATCGACCGTGGCGCGTTCCTCTCGGGTCGCTACCTCGAGGTCTTCGAGGAGATCGTGGCGGTCAAGGAGGCCTGCGGGCCCGCGCACCTCAAGGTCATCTTCGAGACCGGCGAGCTGCAGACCTACGACAACGTCCGTCGTGCCTCGTGGCTGGCGATGATGGCCGGCGGCCACTTCATCAAGACCTCCACCGGCAAGACCCAGCCGGCAGCGACCCTGCCGGTGACCATGATCATGCTCGAGGCGGTGCGCGACTGGCGCGCGGCGACCGGGCAGATGGTGGGCGTCAAGCCCGCCGGCGGCATCCGCACCGCCAAGGACGCGATCAAGTACCTGGTGACCGTCAACGAGGTCGCCGGCCCCGACTGGCTCGACCCCGACTGGTTCCGCTTCGGGGCCTCCACGCTGCTCAACGACCTGCTGATGCAGCGCACCAAGATGCGCACCGGCCGCTACTCCGGCCCCGACTACTTCACCCTGGACTGA
- a CDS encoding phospho-sugar mutase has protein sequence MTSPTSSTELLDRARAWADADPDPTTREELERLVAAAGSGDEAASAELADRFDGTLEFGTAGLRGAMGAGPNRMNRVVVSRAAAGLAAYLVAEAEGGHAGRGAVVIGYDARHLSEQFARDSAEIINGAGLDVWLLPRPLPTPVLAYAIRELGCVAGVMVTASHNPPQDNGYKVYLGDGSQIVPPADAEIAERIAAVGDLTSVPRADGARVLDENILDSYLDTVAGLAGDGPRDLDVVYTPLHGVGGSTVTQVLETAGFAAPRVVEQQEQPDADFPTVPFPNPEEEGAMDLALDLAARCGADLVVANDPDADRCAAAVPTPAGWRMLRGDEVGALLASHLVRRGVTGTLATSIVSSSLLGKIAAAAGLPYAETLTGFKWIGRVEGLSFGYEEALGYCCDPEHVRDKDGVSALLLLCEMAADAKAQGRTLLDLLDDLATEHGLHATDQVSVRVDDLALITDAMARLREQPPTELGGLAVEAVDDLAEGSGDLPPTEGLRYRLADGARVVVRPSGTEPKLKAYLEVVVPVRDEPVEAARISAATRLDALGGDVRAALGL, from the coding sequence ATGACCTCGCCGACCTCCTCGACCGAGCTGCTCGACCGCGCCCGCGCCTGGGCCGACGCCGACCCCGACCCGACGACGCGTGAGGAGCTCGAGCGGCTCGTCGCGGCCGCGGGGTCGGGCGACGAGGCCGCCTCGGCCGAGCTCGCCGACCGCTTCGACGGCACCCTGGAGTTCGGCACGGCCGGCCTGCGCGGAGCCATGGGGGCCGGCCCCAACCGGATGAACCGGGTCGTGGTCTCGCGGGCCGCGGCCGGGCTGGCGGCGTACCTGGTAGCCGAGGCCGAGGGCGGGCACGCCGGTCGCGGCGCGGTGGTGATCGGCTACGACGCCCGCCACCTCTCCGAGCAGTTCGCGCGTGACAGCGCCGAGATCATCAACGGCGCCGGGCTCGACGTGTGGCTGCTGCCGCGCCCGCTGCCCACCCCCGTGCTGGCCTACGCCATCCGCGAGCTCGGCTGCGTCGCCGGCGTGATGGTCACCGCCAGCCACAACCCGCCGCAGGACAACGGCTACAAGGTCTACCTCGGCGACGGCAGCCAGATCGTGCCGCCCGCCGACGCCGAGATCGCCGAGCGGATCGCCGCGGTCGGCGACCTGACGTCGGTGCCGCGCGCCGACGGCGCCCGGGTGCTCGACGAGAACATCCTCGACTCCTACCTCGACACCGTCGCCGGGCTGGCCGGCGACGGCCCCCGCGACCTCGACGTCGTCTACACGCCGCTGCACGGAGTCGGCGGCAGCACCGTGACGCAGGTGCTCGAGACCGCCGGCTTCGCGGCCCCGCGGGTCGTGGAGCAGCAGGAGCAGCCCGACGCCGACTTCCCCACCGTGCCCTTCCCCAACCCCGAGGAGGAGGGGGCGATGGACCTGGCGCTCGACCTGGCCGCGCGCTGCGGCGCCGACCTCGTGGTGGCCAACGACCCCGACGCCGACCGCTGCGCCGCCGCCGTGCCCACCCCGGCCGGCTGGCGGATGCTGCGCGGCGACGAGGTCGGCGCGCTGCTGGCCTCGCACCTGGTGCGCCGCGGGGTCACCGGCACCCTGGCCACGAGCATCGTGTCGTCGAGCCTGCTCGGCAAGATCGCCGCCGCGGCCGGGCTGCCGTACGCCGAGACGCTCACCGGCTTCAAGTGGATCGGCCGCGTCGAGGGCCTCTCCTTCGGCTACGAGGAGGCGCTGGGCTACTGCTGCGACCCCGAGCACGTGCGCGACAAGGACGGCGTCTCGGCGCTGCTGCTGCTCTGCGAGATGGCCGCCGACGCCAAGGCGCAGGGACGCACCCTGCTCGACCTGCTCGACGACCTGGCCACCGAGCACGGCCTGCACGCCACCGACCAGGTCAGCGTGCGCGTCGACGACCTCGCGCTGATCACCGACGCCATGGCGCGGCTGCGCGAGCAGCCGCCCACCGAGCTCGGCGGGCTGGCCGTCGAGGCCGTCGACGACCTCGCCGAGGGCTCCGGCGACCTGCCCCCGACCGAGGGGCTGCGCTACCGCCTCGCCGACGGCGCCCGGGTGGTGGTGCGCCCCAGCGGCACCGAGCCCAAGCTCAAGGCCTACCTCGAGGTCGTGGTGCCGGTGCGCGACGAGCCGGTCGAGGCCGCGCGGATCTCCGCGGCCACCCGCCTCGACGCGCTCGGCGGCGACGTACGGGCCGCGCTCGGGCTGTAG
- a CDS encoding aldo/keto reductase codes for MTTPTGSTGPTGIHPRTLGTTSPLTVSALGLGCMGMSEFYGTSDEQTATATIHRALDLGVTLLDTADMYGPFTNEQLVGAAIADRRDDVQLATKFGNERRADGTRVGINGRPDYVRAACDASLQRLGVDHIDLYYQHRVDPDVPIEETVGAMAGLVEAGKVRHLGLSEASATTIRRAHATYPITALQSEYSLFSRDLEDEVLPTLRELGIGLVPYSPLGRGLLTGAITSEDSLEEGDSRRSGYFPRMNGEGLRANLVLVERVRELAAAKGCTPGQLALAWVLAQGPDVAPIPGTKRIPYLEENVGALEVVLTGDDLGALAAAVPREAVVGERYGDMSSIDR; via the coding sequence ATGACCACTCCCACAGGTTCCACCGGTCCCACCGGCATCCACCCCCGCACCCTCGGCACCACCTCCCCGCTCACCGTCTCGGCCCTGGGCCTGGGCTGCATGGGCATGTCGGAGTTCTACGGCACCTCCGACGAGCAGACCGCGACCGCGACCATCCACCGCGCCCTCGACCTGGGCGTCACCCTCCTCGACACCGCCGACATGTACGGCCCCTTCACCAACGAGCAGCTCGTCGGGGCCGCCATCGCCGACCGGCGAGACGACGTCCAGCTGGCCACCAAGTTCGGCAACGAGCGCCGCGCCGACGGCACCCGGGTCGGCATCAACGGCCGCCCCGACTACGTCCGCGCCGCCTGCGACGCCTCCCTGCAGCGCCTGGGCGTCGACCACATCGACCTCTACTACCAGCACCGCGTCGACCCCGACGTGCCGATCGAGGAGACCGTGGGCGCGATGGCCGGGCTCGTCGAGGCCGGCAAGGTCCGCCACCTCGGCCTCTCGGAGGCCTCGGCCACGACCATCCGCCGCGCCCACGCGACGTACCCGATCACGGCGCTGCAGAGCGAGTACTCGCTCTTCAGCCGCGACCTCGAGGACGAGGTGCTGCCGACGCTGCGCGAGCTCGGCATCGGCCTGGTCCCCTACTCCCCGCTCGGGCGCGGCCTGCTCACCGGCGCCATCACCTCCGAGGACTCGCTCGAGGAGGGCGACTCGCGGCGCTCCGGCTACTTCCCCCGCATGAACGGCGAGGGGCTGCGCGCCAACCTGGTGCTGGTCGAGCGGGTGCGCGAGCTCGCCGCGGCCAAGGGCTGCACGCCCGGCCAGCTGGCGCTGGCCTGGGTGCTGGCCCAGGGGCCGGACGTCGCACCGATCCCCGGCACCAAGCGGATCCCCTACCTCGAGGAGAACGTGGGCGCTCTCGAGGTGGTGCTCACCGGCGACGACCTGGGCGCCCTCGCCGCCGCCGTGCCGCGCGAGGCGGTCGTCGGCGAGCGCTACGGCGACATGAGCTCGATCGACCGCTGA
- a CDS encoding MerR family transcriptional regulator, which yields MPTYSIAQAAERSGLSADTLRYYERDGLMLRPVPRASSGHRRYDEQDLRWVLLLTRLRATGMPIRDVRRYADLVRAGAGNEAERLTLLQAHRQVVLAQLAEVTDHLGAIDQKIGIYEDVVLGAGLDLERAPGS from the coding sequence GTGCCCACCTACTCGATCGCGCAGGCAGCCGAGCGCAGCGGGCTCAGCGCCGACACCCTGCGCTACTACGAGCGCGACGGGCTGATGCTGCGCCCGGTGCCGCGCGCGAGCAGCGGGCACCGCCGCTACGACGAGCAGGACCTGCGGTGGGTGCTGCTGCTGACCCGGCTGCGCGCCACCGGCATGCCGATCCGCGACGTGCGCCGCTACGCCGACCTGGTGCGCGCCGGCGCCGGCAACGAGGCCGAGCGGCTCACCCTGCTGCAGGCGCACCGCCAGGTGGTGCTGGCCCAGCTGGCCGAGGTCACCGACCACCTCGGGGCCATCGACCAGAAGATCGGCATCTACGAGGACGTCGTCCTCGGAGCGGGGCTTGACCTGGAGCGCGCTCCAGGGTCTTGA
- a CDS encoding biliverdin-producing heme oxygenase, whose amino-acid sequence MTITEPTEVDQPLSTAMRLGSRAEHEAAEGSLFMSELLAGRIGATGYTAYLLRLRLVYDALESTVREHLDDPHVAAVHDPALERLGAIDADLEHWAPGSSREVDSPAASAYAERVRAAGEWGGLLGAHHYTRYLGDLSGGQAIGRILDREHDLDGRGVAFYAFPGIPKPKPYKDAYRARLDALGTSPDDTRRVVDEVKVAFGLNQALFVELGRQIEDFRR is encoded by the coding sequence ATGACCATCACCGAGCCGACCGAGGTCGACCAGCCGCTCTCCACCGCCATGCGGCTGGGCTCCCGGGCCGAGCACGAGGCCGCCGAGGGGTCGCTGTTCATGAGCGAGCTGCTGGCGGGGCGCATCGGCGCGACCGGCTACACGGCGTACCTGCTGCGGCTGCGGCTGGTCTACGACGCACTCGAGTCGACCGTGCGCGAGCACCTCGACGACCCCCACGTGGCGGCGGTCCACGACCCCGCGCTCGAGCGGCTGGGCGCCATCGACGCCGACCTCGAGCACTGGGCACCGGGCTCCTCGCGCGAGGTGGACTCCCCCGCCGCGTCGGCGTACGCCGAGCGGGTGCGGGCCGCCGGCGAGTGGGGCGGCCTCCTCGGCGCGCACCACTACACCCGCTACCTCGGCGACCTCTCGGGCGGCCAGGCGATCGGCCGCATCCTCGACCGCGAGCACGACCTCGACGGTCGCGGCGTCGCGTTCTACGCCTTCCCCGGCATCCCCAAGCCCAAGCCCTACAAGGACGCCTACCGGGCCCGCCTCGACGCGCTCGGCACCAGCCCCGACGACACCCGCCGGGTGGTCGACGAGGTCAAGGTCGCCTTCGGCCTCAACCAGGCCCTCTTCGTCGAGCTCGGCCGGCAGATCGAGGACTTCCGACGCTGA
- a CDS encoding heme/hemin ABC transporter substrate-binding protein, translated as MTQHPRRAASRAPGAVLAVLLLGTGCGASLPGPDDRGARASSAGGVPTLAEVDAADLLTDPREWQGPGTAVVSDTGADPVADEPRPELPVTLTDVQGTEVTVTDVSRVLALDVYGTLSRTVVELGLADRLVGRDVSTQLDELDDLPLVTQNGHDLNAEAILALDPTVVLTDTSLGPWDVVLQLRDAGIPVVVTDAHRGLDNLTALTEQVAAALGVPRAGQRLARRTERQVDAVRARIEEVAPDALDEQLRTVFLYARGQAGVYYMFGEGSGADALIEAVGAYDVAGEIGWAGMKPVTDEGIVAAQPDLVLMMSGGLESAGGVEGLLERFPALASTPAGERRRFVDMDDAQVLGYGPGTAAVLDALAVAVYAPGALR; from the coding sequence ATGACGCAGCACCCCCGCCGAGCCGCCTCTCGGGCCCCGGGCGCCGTCCTGGCGGTGCTGCTGCTCGGGACGGGCTGCGGGGCGTCGTTGCCCGGCCCCGACGACCGGGGCGCCCGGGCGAGCAGCGCCGGGGGAGTCCCCACGCTCGCCGAGGTCGACGCGGCGGACCTGCTCACCGACCCCCGCGAGTGGCAGGGCCCGGGCACGGCCGTCGTCAGCGACACCGGCGCCGACCCGGTCGCCGACGAGCCGCGGCCCGAGCTGCCCGTGACCCTCACCGACGTGCAGGGCACCGAGGTGACGGTCACCGACGTCAGCCGGGTGCTGGCCCTGGACGTCTACGGCACCCTCTCGCGCACCGTCGTCGAGCTGGGCCTGGCCGACCGGCTGGTGGGGCGCGACGTGTCCACCCAGCTCGACGAGCTCGACGACCTGCCGCTGGTGACGCAGAACGGCCACGACCTCAACGCCGAGGCGATCCTGGCCCTGGACCCCACGGTGGTGCTGACCGACACCTCGCTGGGCCCCTGGGACGTGGTGCTGCAGCTGCGCGACGCCGGCATCCCCGTCGTCGTCACCGACGCCCACCGCGGCCTCGACAACCTCACCGCGCTCACCGAGCAGGTGGCGGCAGCACTGGGCGTGCCCCGCGCCGGGCAGCGCCTCGCCCGCCGCACCGAGCGACAGGTCGACGCGGTGCGCGCACGCATCGAGGAAGTCGCCCCCGACGCCCTCGACGAGCAGCTGCGCACCGTCTTCCTCTACGCCCGGGGCCAGGCGGGCGTCTACTACATGTTCGGCGAGGGATCCGGCGCGGACGCGCTCATCGAGGCCGTCGGTGCCTACGACGTCGCGGGCGAGATCGGCTGGGCGGGCATGAAGCCGGTGACCGACGAGGGCATCGTGGCCGCGCAGCCCGACCTGGTGCTGATGATGAGCGGTGGCCTCGAGTCGGCCGGTGGGGTCGAGGGCCTGCTCGAGCGCTTCCCGGCCCTGGCCAGCACCCCGGCCGGGGAGCGGCGCCGCTTCGTGGACATGGACGACGCCCAGGTCCTCGGCTACGGCCCCGGCACGGCGGCCGTGCTCGACGCCCTCGCCGTCGCGGTCTACGCGCCGGGAGCCCTGCGGTGA